One Drechmeria coniospora strain ARSEF 6962 chromosome 01, whole genome shotgun sequence genomic region harbors:
- a CDS encoding ubiquinone biosynthesis protein COQ9 precursor has protein sequence MPPLCSRGIPSPRRVLVAHTYQRAARCSAAGRRFFHSNECPPTETPFGAVEDAILAAAYRHVPEHGFSQRALGLGARDAGFLDISPSVLSYSPFSLIHYHLVTQRRSLASQSRQLFDDAKLQSQAQSTLAVSLDGRLSALTWARLMANKDTIHWWQEALAVMAHPSHLPASLNELARLADEICFLAGDKSTDASWYRKRASLSVVYSTTELFMTNDKSRDFAETRRFLDRRMDEVQTLGGIAGSLGQWTGFTITAAVNVLRSKGAPI, from the exons ATGCCACCGCTTTGTTCGAGGGGCATACCGTCCCCCCGTCGGGTGCTGGTCGCTCACACCTACCAAAGAGCAGCCCGTTGCTCCGCAGCCGGCCGAAGATTCTTCCACTCCAACGAATGCCCGCCGACCGAGACGCCGTTTGGCGCTGTCGAGGATGCCattctcgccgccgcctaccGCCACGTCCCTGAGCACGGCTTCTCGCAGCGtgctctcggcctcggagcTCGCGATGCTGGCTTCTTGGACATAAGCCCAAGCGTCCTGTCGTACTCTCCCTTCAGCCTCATCCACTATCACCTCGTCACCCAGCGCCGGAGCCTAGCATCGCAATCCCGCCAGCTGTTCGACGATGCCAAGCTCCAATCGCAGGCTCAGTCTACGCTGGCCGTTAGTCTCGACGGTAGGCTTTCAGCTCTGACATGGGCTCGACTCATGGCAAACAAAGACACAATCCATTGGTGGCAAGAG GCactcgccgtcatggcgcACCCCAGTCACCTCCCCGCTTCTCTCAACGAGCTGGCTCGACTCGCCGATGAAATATGCTTtctcgccggcgacaagTCAACTGACGCTTCCTGGTACAGGAAACGCGCTTCTCTGTCCGTGGTATATAGCACCACCGAGCTGTTCATGACCAACGACAAGTCCCGCGATTTCGCAGAAACTAGAAGATTTCTTGACCGGAGGATGGACGAAGTCCAGACCCTTGGCGGCATCGCTGGGTCTCTGGGTCAATGGACGGGATTCACAATCACGGCGGCTGTGAACGTGTTGCGCAGCAAAGGCGCTCCCATCTGA